The stretch of DNA CCCCGTGGTGTCGTGCAGATACCCGCCGACTTCACGTTCGACATCCATGGAGGTCAGCGGCAGGCGTTTATCCGCGCGTTTGGCCGTCACCCGAAACGAGTTGAATGTCTGTTCGGAGAGCTGTCGCTGGGCGACCTGTTTGATGGTCGTCAGATCCGGCGCCGTGAGGTCCAACGGCACGGATTCGGTCAGCAGAAAGTTTGACACTCCACACGTGCGGCGGAGTCGCTCAGTCACCAGGTCGGGCGTCACTTCATCGGGAATCGTCACCCGGATGCGTCCCTGCAGCGATTCGATGCGCCGGATCTTTAGATCTGTCAGTGCCAGGCGGAGATTGCGAACGAGCCGTTGTTCGAAGAAATCGCGGTTGCGACCTTTGAGGGCGAGTTCGTGGTAGTGGACAATGGCGCAACGCATAGTGTCGGTCGCTGAAAACCTCCCCCAGCGGCGTTCTCGCTCGCTTCTCCTTCCTCACGTACCGCCAAGGGTACGCTCAGTCGGCCAAGCTCTCTGCGGCCTTACTGGGAGAACTTTTGAGCGACCTCCTTCCGGGGTAATCGCGGTATTAGTTTCTCAAGAATTACTCGCCGCCGCCGAGCTCGAACTTCGTCCCCGGCTCGACGATATCCTCAACGGACCGCAAGGGTACGCCTCCGGTTTTGCTTCGTCTGCGGCCTCGCCGGACGTCCATTTTGAGCATCCTGCCGGAGTCGCATTCGAGAATCATTCATTTTCCAGAAACCGCTCGGCGTCGATGGCGGCCATGCAGCCGGAGCCGGCCGCGGTAATGGCTTGGCGGTATTTCGTATCCTGGACATCGCCTGCGGCAAACACGCCGGCGACGTTGGTGGCCGTCCCTTGCGAGGTGAGGAGGTATCCCTTCTCATCCATGTTGAGTTGGCCTTTGAAGAGATCGGTGTTGGGCCGGTGTCCGATGGCGACGAAGACGCCGTCACAGGCCAGGTCCGTGGAGGTGCCGGTGACGATATTCTTGAGACGGACTCCTGTTACCACGTCTTGGCCGAGGATGTCTTCGACGACAGAATTCCACGCGAAGGAAATTTTTTCATTTTTCATCGCGCGGTCCTGCATGATTTTCGAGGCCCGCAGCTTATCCCGTCGGTGGACCACAGTGACGGTTCGGGCGAATTTCGTGAGGAAGTTAGCCTCTTCCAGTGCGCTGTCGCCGCCGCCCACGACCACTAAATCTTTTCCGCGAAAGAAGTAGCCGTCGCAGGTTGCGCAGGTCGAGACGCCATGTCCGATCAGCCGGGTTTCATTCGGTACGCCCAGCGCAATAGCCGACGCGCCGGTGGCCAGAATCAGGGTCGCCGCTTTCACCGTCTGTTCTCCGTCGATAGTCAGGCGAAACGGCCGTTGTGTGAGGTCCACGGCAGAGACATCGCCGGTCAAGAATTCAGTGCCGAAGCGCTCAGCCTGGCCCCGCATTTCCTTCATGAGCTCGGGCCCCATGATTCCTTTGGAAAAGCCCGGATAGTTTTCGACCTCCGTAGTCGTCGTGAGTTGCCCGCCGGACTGCCAGCCTTCGATGAGCAGTGGGGACAAATTCGCCCGCGCGGCATAGATGGCGGCGGTCAGGCCGGCAGGACCGGAACCGATAATGACGACGTTGTGCATGCGTGGATGCTAACACACCGAAGGCGCGAGGGAAAAGCTGTGATCTAGGCGAGGGTGCGTAACTCGCGGTAGAGCCGTTTGGCCAGCGCCAGCAGGCGTGGCCGGACTGTGGTTCCGTCGAGCAGATAGTCTGCGGCTGCGGCCTTTTCCTTGAGCGGCATTTGGCTGCGGATGCGCCGGATGGCTTCAGTGCGGGTGAATCCATTGCGTTTCTTCAGGCGGGCAATTTGGGTTTCGCGGTCGGCAGTGACGACGATAGTGGTATCCACCCGCTTGTCGATGCCGGCTTCGTACAGGAGTGGGACATCGTAGATGACCACGGCTTTGGGATCTTTGCGAGCGGCTTGTCTTGTCAGCCTGGCCTGTTCACGCGCGACGCGGGGGTGAATGATTTGCTCCAGGCGACGCAATTTGGTTCGGCTCCGGAACACGACGGCGCCCAGGGCCTGGCGATTGAGGGTACGATCGGGATTGAGGACGGCCTTGCCGAAGGTTTCGATGATCGCGCGCCAGGCCGGCTTGCCCGGCTCCACCACTTGGTGGGCCAGCGCATCGGCATCGATGACGACCGCCCCGCATCGTTCGAACATGTTCGCCACCGTGCTTTTGCCGGTCGCAATGCCGCCGGTGAGGCCCACAAGGATCATAACGCGGGAAGATAGCATGGGGGGCGAGTGCTCGCAATGACGCTCGATTGACTTCTCTCCATGCCCGGCGGTATGACCATTCGTATGAAGAATATGAGAACGTGCCTCGTCGTTGTCCTTGCGCTGTGCATGTCAGTCGGGGGCGTGAGCCTATCCCTCGCCCTCGCCCTCGCGCGGGCAGAAGAGCCGGCGCCCGCCGAACGGCAGCCGCTGGTGGTGGCCTTGGATGACTCAGGTCAGTATCACTCCATTCAGGAAGCGGTGGATGCCGCAAAGAAGGGCGACACCATTCTCATCAAGCCCGGCGCCTATGCCGAGGATGTCACCATTCACAGCAAAGAAAATGTCCGATTGGTCGGGGCCGGTATGGATCAAGTGACGATCCTGGGACGTGAACGTGTCGGGGTCTTCCATGTCGGGAAGTGGCCCTATGGTGCGACGAACATCGAGATCTCCGGCCTCACGATCAACGAACATGGCGGCCACGCGATGGGGATGTTCAACGGCCGTGGTATCACCCTGCATCATGTGCGCGTCAAGGGCATGTTGTTTACGCAGCAGGTGGAAGATGTGCGCATCGAGGACTGTATTATCGGCGGCAGTGAAACCACCGGTGTGCAATTTGCCAATTCCCAGGCGGTCATGCGAAGCAATTTCATCCATGACAATGACCATGGGGTGAGTGTCGCGGGTAAATCCACGGTTCGCCTCGAACGAAATGTCATCACCAGGAGCCTGTTTGAGGCGGTGATTGTGAATGATGAGTCGAAGGCGGCTTTGGTCGGCAATACCTTTGTGAAAAACGGAGGAGGCGCGGCGTTTCTGGGGACGTCACAAAATGAAGTGTCCGGCAACATCGTGAGCCTCAACGCCTATGGATTCGTGGTGGCTTCCTCCAGCCGGGTGCTGTTATCTTACAATGCCATGCAGAATTCCGGGTCGAACTATCTCCGGCACGGAACGCCCAACCAGCCTGCGCCAGACTTAAAGCCTGATTCGGATTTGACGGTGGATCCGCGATTCGTTGACACTGCCCGGGATGACTTCAGGCTCCGTGCCGATACGGCGCTCGTGAAAATCGGTGAGTTTCCCTATCTTGGAGCCCTGCCCCCGCTTCCCAAATCGCACTGACTTCCGGCAAGAAAGCGGCAACAAATTCAGCGGTTAGGCATCTCACCTAGCCGCAGAATTCCTTGTGCTATGCTTCATTGTGCGCATGGCATACAGGTTTCTTGGGCGTGGCTCAAGAATTGCTGTACTACGACCGAGAAGGGATTGGAGGTAACAGGTGGCCAGCTTCAGATTCGACCTGGAAAAGCGGAGTACCGACGGAATTCCCAACCTCGCAGAGGTGGAATCGGGCAAGGTTCTTGGGGCCATCTTGCCGATGTCCGAGCAGGCACAACTGCAATTGCGGGACAGCATTGAGGTCATCGACTACCTCATGAACCAAGAAGGCGTGGTTTGGAGTTAGGGCCTGTGTCTTCCCGCTGAGTGTCCCTTTCTGTTCCTTCCCCATTCACTGTCAGTACCTATCTTTCATCGCCGGTTCTTTCACGACGTGATCGGTTTCCTTGATTCTAGTCTTCAGCCGCAGCGCGGTCCTCGTGTCCTCACCTCATTGGCTTGAATCTCAGTTGAATCTTTTTCGGGCCGAGCGCATGCTGCGGCTCGAGTTGCATTCACCTGGGAGACCCTGTCCTATGCCGACATTGCCCGGAGGAGGGACTGCTCGTCCGTCATCGGCCGAGCAGCAGCGCTTGGATGAAGACGATCTGCGCCGGAAACATTGGAAACGCTGGGGGCCCTATGTCAGCGAACGGGCGTGGGGGACGGTCCGCGAGGACTACAGCCCTTACGGAACGGCCTGGGAAGCGGTGTCCCACGACCATGCTCGCTCGAAAGCCTACCGCTGGAATGAGGACGGATTAGCCGGAATCTGCGATCGGCACCAGTTCATCTGTCTCGCGCTGGCCCTCTGGAACGGGCGGGATTCGATTCTTAAAGAACGGATGTTCGGCCTCACGGGGAACGAAGGCAATCACGGAGAGGATTGCAAAGAGTATTATTTCTATCTCGACTCCACGCCCACGCATTCCTACATGAAGTTTCTCTATAAGTATCCGCAGGCGGCATTCCCCTATACGCGACTGGTCGAAGAAAATCGACGCCGAGGCCGGACCGACCCTGAATTCGAATTGCTTGATACGGGAATATTCGACGACGACAGGTACTTCGACGTCGGTGTCGAATACGCCAAGGCCTCACCGGAGGATCTGCTGATGCGGATCCAGATCATTAATCGCGGCACGGAGCCGGCTCAACTGACGGTGTTGCCGACGATCTGGTTTCGCAACACCTGGTCGTGGGGGCTCGATGTGCGCCGCCCACGGATGCGGAAAGGCGACTCCACGCCGTCGGTCAGTATCGTGGAGTTCGACCATGAGTATTACGGGCCGCGGCACTTGCTCTGTGAGGGGGGCCCGGACCTGCTCTTCACCGAAAATGAAACCAACACACGGCGTCTCTATGGCGATGTGGATGGTGCGCGGTATGTGAAAGACGGGATCAATGACTATGTCGTACAGGGCGACAAGAGCGCAGTCAATCCAGACCAGATCGGATCCAAGGCCGCCGCGCATTATGTAGTGACCGCATTGCCCGGGCAGCCAGTGACGATTCGATTGCGCTTCACGAACGGGGCAACCAGGGAGGCGCTCGATCCGCAAGTGGTCGATGCACTGTTTGCCAAGCGCTTGAAGGAGGCGGATGAATTTTATGCCGCCTTGGCCCCTGCGGACGTGTCCGATGATGCACGAATGGTGCAGCGGCAGGCGTTCGCCGGGCTCTTGTGGAGCAAGCAGTTCTATCATTACGAAGTCGATCGCTGGCTGAAAGGCGACCCGGCGGGAACGGAACCTCCGCAGGAGCGGCTGCACGGGAGAAATGCCGACTGGACGCATCTTTACAATGCCGACGTGATTTCCATGCCGGATAAATGGGAATACCCCTGGTATGCGGCCTGGGATCTGGCGTTTCACTGCGTGCCGATCGCGCTTGTTGATCCCCGTTTTGCGAAGGATCAGCTCGTCCTCATGCTGCGTGAATGGTATATGCATCCCAACGGGCAAATTCCGGCGTACGAATGGGCCTTGGGTGATGTGAATCCGCCGGTCCATGCCTGGGCGACCTGGCGGGTCTACAAGATCGAGAAGAAACGGAAAGGCGTCGGCGATCGCATCTTTCTAGAGCGGGTTTTCCATAAGCTCCTGCTGAATTTTACTTGGTGGGTGAATCGGAAAGATGCCGAGGGAAAGAATATTTTTCAGGGCGGATTCTTAGGGCTGGACAACATCGGCGTATTTGACCGCAGCAAGCCGTTGCCCACTGGTGGCCAGATCGAGCAATCTGATGCGACCAGTTGGATGGGGATGTATTGCCTGAACATGTTATCCATCGCGCTGGAACTCGCGCGGGAAGATCGGGCCTATGAAGATGTCGCGAGCAAGTTCTTCGAGCATTTTGTGTATATCTGCCGGGCGATGAACAATATCGGGGATGCGAAGATCGAACTCTGGAACAAAGACGACGGGTTTTTTTACGATGTGCTGCACCTGCCGGACGGGACAAGTTTCCCGATGAAGGTCCGGTCGATGGTCGGGTTGATTCCCCTGTTTGCGGTGGAGACGTTGGATTCTGAGCTCATCGACCGGTTGCCGCGTTTTAAGCACCGGATGCAATGGTTCATCGAAAACCGCCCGGACTTCAGCCTGCATATTGAAACGTTGTCGCATGACGGGGAGGTGCGGCGCTTCTTATCACTCGTCAATCGGCATCGACTGCCCAAGGTCCTGCGGTACATGTTGGATGAGCAGGAGTTTTTGTCACCGTATGGCGTACGGGCTTTGTCCCGTTACCATAAGGACCATCCCTACGTGCTCTCGATGATGGGGACGAGTCAGTCCGTCGACTATCAGCCTGCGGAATCCGCCAACGGTCTATTCGGGGGGAATTCTAATTGGCGGGGGCCGATCTGGTTTCCCGTGAACTACCTCCTGATCGAATCGCTCCAGAAGTTTCACTATTATTTGGGCGACAGCTTTACGATTGAGTATCCGACGGGATCGGGGCAGAAGCGCAATCTCGCCGACGTGGCTGCGGAGCTTTCTCGGCGGCTCACGCATACCTTTCTGCGTGGGCCCGATGGTCGGCGTCCCGTCTACGGTGGGACCGACAAGTTTCAGCAGGATCCGCATTGGCGCGACCTCATCTTGTTTTATGAATATTTCCACGGCGACAACGGTGCCGGGATCGGTGCGAGTCATCAAACCGGCTGGACTGGGTTGGTGGCCAAATTGATTCAGCAGTCAGGCCAGTAAGCCGGAGGCAGGGGATGACCATCGATTCGAGGCGCTGTCAGGATCTTGATCGGGCACTCAACCTGGAATGGCTGGAAACGAACGGGCGGGGCGGGTTTGCCTCAGGCACCGTCGCCGGCGCGAATGTGCGACGCTATCACGCATTGTTGTTGGTGGCGAGGCGCCCGCCGGTCGATCGTGTCGTCCTGGTGAATCACCTTGAAGAATCAGTGGAGGTCGGCGGCCAATCCTTTCCGCTGTCAACCAACCTGTATAACGGCGCGGTTCATCCCGAAGGGTATCGGTATTGCGACGGATTTTCCGCCGTGCCCTGGCCGACCTGGCGTTACGCCGCGCATGGAATCCGCCTCGAGCGTGAACTGCTCTGTCCGGATGGCCGGGATATGGTCGTCGTGCGGTGGCGATTGCTCGGCGACGCGCCGTCGGCGGTGACGCTGCGGATCAGACCGATGTTATCGGGTCGCGACTTCCATGCACTGCATCAGGAAAACGCCGGGCTATTCAATCAGGCCACGATTCACGAGGGGCGGGTCAGGTGGCAACCCTATGATGCGTTGCCTGCTGTGCAGGCGTTCCACAACGGGCAGTACCATCATGGGCCGGATTGGTACCGGCACATTCACTACCGGGTCGAGCGCGAGCGAGGCCTGGACGATACGGAGGACTGGTGGTCGCCGGGCGAATGTGTGTTCACCCTCACTCCTGGATCGGCGGCAGAACTGCTGTTCACGACGGAACCTCTTGAGTCTGCCGATGTCACGCAGGTTGTCGAGGGGGAGCGGCGAAAGCGTGCAGAGTGCCTGGCATCTGTGCCGCCCGAGGATCTGTTGACGCAAAAGCTCTGGACCGCGAGCCGTGCGTACCTGGTGCAGCGCGGAGACCGGCAGACCGTGATTGCCGGGTATCCCTGGTTTGCCGATTGGGGGCGGGATACCTTTCTCTCGTTGCCCGGGCTGTGTTTGGTCACGGGACGCTACGACGTCGCCCGTCAGGTGATCGAGGCGTTTGCCTCCCATGTCTCGCAAGGGATGGTGCCGAATCGATTTCCCGACATGGGCGAACGGCCTGAGTACAACACCATCGATGCGTCGTTATGGTTTATCCATGCCGTGGACCGCTATCTCCACTATAGCCAAGACATCGACGGAGTCCGCCGGATCGCCTGGCCCGCGATCAAACAGATTGTGGATGGCTACCGCCGGGGTACGCGATTCGGCATTCGCATGGATGACGACGGGATGATTAGCGGCGGCACAGAGGGCGTTCAGTTGACGTGGATGGATGTCAAAATCGGCGACTGGGTGGTCACTCCACGGCATGGAAAGCCGGTCGAGGTTCAAGCGCTTTGGGTGCGGGCGTTGGCGGTGGCTGCCGCGCTGGCTGCGCGTTTCGACGAATCGGAGTATGCCGCACAATGCCGGCAGGATCGTGCCCGGGCGACGGAGTCGTTTCGAGCCCGATTCTGGTACCGGACCGGGGGCTATCTCTTCGATGTGGTGGACGGGCCGTTCGGAGATGATGCGTCGCTTCGTCCGAACCAGATTTACGCCCTGGCATTGGATGATCAACTGGTGACGGAGGCGCAGGCCAAACACATCTTGCCGCTCGTGAAGGAGCGATTGCTCACGCCGATGGGTTTACGCACGTTAGCGCCTGAGGACATCCGATTCTGTGCGTCGTACGAGGGGGGAGTGTTAGAGCGGGATAGCGCCTACCATCAAGGAACGGTGTGGCCGTTCCTCCTTGGGCCGTTTGTGGCCGCGTGGGTGAAAACGTATGGCGACCATCCGACGGTGCGGCGGGATGCGCGCATGTTTCTCGACGGAGTGCTCCAACACCTGGATGACGCTTGTCTGGGCCAGGTGTCGGAGATTTTCGATGGTCAGCAGCCGCATCGTGCGCGCGGGTGTGTGGCGCAGGCCTGGTCCGTGGCTGAGCCATTGCGCGCGCTGATCGAAGATCTTGATGCGGTTCATGTGCGATCGCCGATCACGCGCTGAGTTGAATGGTTGCGGTGCGGTTCTCCTATCGACCGACTTCTCCACGCGGTGTCAGCGCGTCAGTGCTTGCCTCTCCCTCATGTTTCTTCCAGATTCTGCCCCGAAATTCTTGACAGTCAGAGAAACGATCCGGTAAGGATAGAAGCGATGCGTATGCACAACTCTGTTGCTATTGGTACGTTATTGTCAGTCGGGTTGTTCCTGACCGGCTGTCAGCTGGTCGATTCCTCGACGCGACAGCCTGCGCTTCATTCGGCTTCCGTGATGTCGATGTGGGAGTTGTACCGGCATTGCCAATCGAGCGGTGACGTCGAGACGGTCTTATCGGCAGCAAAACAGCTGCAGCAGTCGGCAGATACGCATGTGGTTCCAGCCCCAGATGTTCCCAAGAGTCTGGACCGATTTGTCACGCGACAGCCGGTTCGTACGACCGTTGATCCCAAAGCATTGGCCGCCTCGTGCACATTGCAGGCAGCCCGGACGAGCCTGAGCGCCGGACGTGAGCAGGAAGCAGAACAGCTGCTGTACGCTGTGGTGCTCAGTTATCCGGAAAGCGACTATACCTTCTATGTCGCTCAGGCCAAGGTGTGGATCGAGGAATTGCATCGCCCTGGCATGGTGGATGCTGGTATCCATCCCATCTCCGCCTACTAGCCGACCGTTGAAACAGTTCGTCAGCGGCGTTCTCACTTCACCCATCCAGCGCCTTCACGTACCGCAGCGGGGCCGCGAGTTTCGCCCGGCAGTCCTTGCTTGCCGGTGCCTGTCTATGTGCCCGAGTGCTGAGTATTGACAGCGCGGGGTGATGGCCGTACCCTCGCATGTCCGAACATGGAGTTGTCGGTCGAGAGACGCGTAATGACCTGTGTATCAAGGAATCAAGGAGGCTTGTGATGGTGTCGGCGAGACAATCGTTCACATGGGGTGTGGGTCGTATTGGCATGATTGCGGGGGTGTTGTTGGTGGCCGGCGGGTGGTCTGCTGTGGCGCCGGCGGCAGACGAGTTACCGAAAGAATCGGTCCTGCCGGCGGCATTGGCAGAAAAAGCTGCGCAAGCGGCACTCGATTTCTGTAAGAAAGATGGCTATCGAATCAGCGCCTCAGTCGTGGATCGCGCCGGGGTGTTGCGTGCGATGGTGCGGGCCGATGGGGCAGGGCCGCATACGGTCGATAGCAGCCGGAAGAAGGCCTATACCGCCGCCAGCCTGCGGCGTGCGACGAGCGACCTGGCCGACATAATCGCTAAGCAGCCGAGCCTGCAGGCGTTGCGCGAGATGAATGACAGTATTTTGATGGTCGGTGGGGGCCTTCCCATCGAAATCGCCGGCGAGGTGGTCGGCGCGATTGGTGTCGGTGGCGCGCCGGGCACGCATTTGGATGATGCCTGCGCTGAGGCGGGACTTGATGCAATCGGAGCGGCTTCGAAGATTCCCACTGCCAAATGAGGAAGGGACAAGGGAACGGATTGGGCCGGAGCCTGATCGGTCTGGTTCTTCTCCTGTCCGCCTGCAATAATGATCGCCCTGAACTGGCTGAGTTCGACTTTCGCTCAGCCGGACTTCGGGTGAGCCTGACTCGCCTAGCCACCCATCCGTTTCTGTCTCGCTATCGGTTAACCCTTCGTATTGAAGGGCCGCAGGGCTGCTCAGCCACGGAAGAGTTATTTCCAGACACAGGGTATGCCGGACGGCGAAATGTGTACCAGCAGCCGTCGGGTGCCATGACGGTCTTGGGACAGTACGATGCGCGAGTGTTTGACCCGGCCAGCTGCAGCATCCGCCTGGTGGAGTTTCAATCGCTGGTCGGTCAGGCCACCTTTCTAGGCGCCTTTGATGTCGATGGCCAGAAACGGTGGCGATTTCTTGACGCGTCCGTGCGACCGGAACGGTCATTTGAAAAACACTAACCCGCTCTCGCAAGTGGCTGCTCACCTCATACGCCGCAGGCGCCGCCCGTTCGGCCGGTTTGAGCGGGAAGGTGGTCCGATATCGACGATTATGAGCTGAGCCGGCCCTTGAAGGTGAGTTCGGCCACCGCAGACTTATCCAATTCGCCCTTGCCGAGGGCCACCAGTCGACGGTATTGCTCATAGGTGGCGTTCGCCAGCGGTAGATTCAATCCCACTTGTTGCGCCAAGGTGCAGGCTATTCCCGAATCCTTCGCGGCATGGGCTGCTGAGAAGTAGCAGTCATGGGCGCGCTGTTGCATGTCTTCACCATCGGTCTCTAACACGCGGGAGTTGGCGCCGGTTTGAGAAAAGACTTCGCGAAGCGTGGTGAGGTCCAGCCCCAAGGCCGATCCCAGTCCCAGTCCTTCGGCGAGAGCCGCGGTGTTGGCGTTCATGACCATGTTGACCAGCGCTTTTACCTTGGCCGCGTCGCCCGCGGCCCCGATATATCGCAGGTGGGCACTCAAGTCCTGTAGGAGTGGTTTTGCCTGCTCGAATATCTCCGGTCGTCCTCCACACATCAAATAGAGGGTACCCTGGCGTGCTTGCGTGATGCTGCTCGCCATGCAGGCTTCCAGGCTTCGGCCGCCGTATTGCTCGACCAATGCATGGACGTCCCTTTGGAGCTCAGGGGAGAGGGTGGCGCAATTGATGAAAAGTCGCTTGGTCGCGTGGCGCAAGAGGCTATCCGGGCCATCGGGTGAATAGATCTGGCGCATGGCGGCATCGTCCGACACCACGGTCAGGACCGTATCGGTCATCTCGGCTACATGTGCCGGACTCGTGGCCGCTACGCAGGCCAATTCCTTGGCGAGCTCCTTGGCGCGCTGGGTGTCGGTATCATAGACTGCAACTATGGCATATCGGAGATCGTGAAGGCGCCGGGCCATATTGGCCCCCATGCGCCCCACGCCAACGATGCCGATCTGAAAGTCTGACGGTGCCATCTGCGACCTCCTGGAAAACATGCTACGCTGGTGCGCGCGGGAGTGTAGCATAGTCTCTTCCAACGCAGATATCGGGGGATGGCCGGTGTTGCCGGGCGAGGGTGTCAATTCACGGTAGAACAAGAGTCTCAGGGAGTGGGGTATGCAACAGTCGATTATCGGGTATCACCAGGACGAGGAGGGGCATTGGGTCGCCGACCTCCGGTGTGGCCATGGTCAGCATGTACGACATCAGCCGCCTATGACGAGCCGCCCCTGGGTGCTGACGGAGGAGGGGCGGCGTGCGTTCCTCGGCACTGAGTTGAATTGTAAAAAGTGCGAAGACGGCGGTGACGGGTTTGGCCCCACCGAGGCCCTGTCTTGAGGACGACGGTGGAGCTGAGGGGGAGGCGGAACGC from Nitrospira sp. encodes:
- the trxB gene encoding thioredoxin-disulfide reductase — encoded protein: MHNVVIIGSGPAGLTAAIYAARANLSPLLIEGWQSGGQLTTTTEVENYPGFSKGIMGPELMKEMRGQAERFGTEFLTGDVSAVDLTQRPFRLTIDGEQTVKAATLILATGASAIALGVPNETRLIGHGVSTCATCDGYFFRGKDLVVVGGGDSALEEANFLTKFARTVTVVHRRDKLRASKIMQDRAMKNEKISFAWNSVVEDILGQDVVTGVRLKNIVTGTSTDLACDGVFVAIGHRPNTDLFKGQLNMDEKGYLLTSQGTATNVAGVFAAGDVQDTKYRQAITAAGSGCMAAIDAERFLENE
- the coaE gene encoding dephospho-CoA kinase (Dephospho-CoA kinase (CoaE) performs the final step in coenzyme A biosynthesis.); this translates as MILVGLTGGIATGKSTVANMFERCGAVVIDADALAHQVVEPGKPAWRAIIETFGKAVLNPDRTLNRQALGAVVFRSRTKLRRLEQIIHPRVAREQARLTRQAARKDPKAVVIYDVPLLYEAGIDKRVDTTIVVTADRETQIARLKKRNGFTRTEAIRRIRSQMPLKEKAAAADYLLDGTTVRPRLLALAKRLYRELRTLA
- a CDS encoding pectinesterase family protein yields the protein MKNMRTCLVVVLALCMSVGGVSLSLALALARAEEPAPAERQPLVVALDDSGQYHSIQEAVDAAKKGDTILIKPGAYAEDVTIHSKENVRLVGAGMDQVTILGRERVGVFHVGKWPYGATNIEISGLTINEHGGHAMGMFNGRGITLHHVRVKGMLFTQQVEDVRIEDCIIGGSETTGVQFANSQAVMRSNFIHDNDHGVSVAGKSTVRLERNVITRSLFEAVIVNDESKAALVGNTFVKNGGGAAFLGTSQNEVSGNIVSLNAYGFVVASSSRVLLSYNAMQNSGSNYLRHGTPNQPAPDLKPDSDLTVDPRFVDTARDDFRLRADTALVKIGEFPYLGALPPLPKSH
- a CDS encoding glucosidase, with the protein product MPTLPGGGTARPSSAEQQRLDEDDLRRKHWKRWGPYVSERAWGTVREDYSPYGTAWEAVSHDHARSKAYRWNEDGLAGICDRHQFICLALALWNGRDSILKERMFGLTGNEGNHGEDCKEYYFYLDSTPTHSYMKFLYKYPQAAFPYTRLVEENRRRGRTDPEFELLDTGIFDDDRYFDVGVEYAKASPEDLLMRIQIINRGTEPAQLTVLPTIWFRNTWSWGLDVRRPRMRKGDSTPSVSIVEFDHEYYGPRHLLCEGGPDLLFTENETNTRRLYGDVDGARYVKDGINDYVVQGDKSAVNPDQIGSKAAAHYVVTALPGQPVTIRLRFTNGATREALDPQVVDALFAKRLKEADEFYAALAPADVSDDARMVQRQAFAGLLWSKQFYHYEVDRWLKGDPAGTEPPQERLHGRNADWTHLYNADVISMPDKWEYPWYAAWDLAFHCVPIALVDPRFAKDQLVLMLREWYMHPNGQIPAYEWALGDVNPPVHAWATWRVYKIEKKRKGVGDRIFLERVFHKLLLNFTWWVNRKDAEGKNIFQGGFLGLDNIGVFDRSKPLPTGGQIEQSDATSWMGMYCLNMLSIALELAREDRAYEDVASKFFEHFVYICRAMNNIGDAKIELWNKDDGFFYDVLHLPDGTSFPMKVRSMVGLIPLFAVETLDSELIDRLPRFKHRMQWFIENRPDFSLHIETLSHDGEVRRFLSLVNRHRLPKVLRYMLDEQEFLSPYGVRALSRYHKDHPYVLSMMGTSQSVDYQPAESANGLFGGNSNWRGPIWFPVNYLLIESLQKFHYYLGDSFTIEYPTGSGQKRNLADVAAELSRRLTHTFLRGPDGRRPVYGGTDKFQQDPHWRDLILFYEYFHGDNGAGIGASHQTGWTGLVAKLIQQSGQ
- a CDS encoding amylo-alpha-1,6-glucosidase → MTIDSRRCQDLDRALNLEWLETNGRGGFASGTVAGANVRRYHALLLVARRPPVDRVVLVNHLEESVEVGGQSFPLSTNLYNGAVHPEGYRYCDGFSAVPWPTWRYAAHGIRLERELLCPDGRDMVVVRWRLLGDAPSAVTLRIRPMLSGRDFHALHQENAGLFNQATIHEGRVRWQPYDALPAVQAFHNGQYHHGPDWYRHIHYRVERERGLDDTEDWWSPGECVFTLTPGSAAELLFTTEPLESADVTQVVEGERRKRAECLASVPPEDLLTQKLWTASRAYLVQRGDRQTVIAGYPWFADWGRDTFLSLPGLCLVTGRYDVARQVIEAFASHVSQGMVPNRFPDMGERPEYNTIDASLWFIHAVDRYLHYSQDIDGVRRIAWPAIKQIVDGYRRGTRFGIRMDDDGMISGGTEGVQLTWMDVKIGDWVVTPRHGKPVEVQALWVRALAVAAALAARFDESEYAAQCRQDRARATESFRARFWYRTGGYLFDVVDGPFGDDASLRPNQIYALALDDQLVTEAQAKHILPLVKERLLTPMGLRTLAPEDIRFCASYEGGVLERDSAYHQGTVWPFLLGPFVAAWVKTYGDHPTVRRDARMFLDGVLQHLDDACLGQVSEIFDGQQPHRARGCVAQAWSVAEPLRALIEDLDAVHVRSPITR
- a CDS encoding heme-binding protein gives rise to the protein MVSARQSFTWGVGRIGMIAGVLLVAGGWSAVAPAADELPKESVLPAALAEKAAQAALDFCKKDGYRISASVVDRAGVLRAMVRADGAGPHTVDSSRKKAYTAASLRRATSDLADIIAKQPSLQALREMNDSILMVGGGLPIEIAGEVVGAIGVGGAPGTHLDDACAEAGLDAIGAASKIPTAK
- a CDS encoding NAD(P)-dependent oxidoreductase, producing MLHSRAHQRSMFSRRSQMAPSDFQIGIVGVGRMGANMARRLHDLRYAIVAVYDTDTQRAKELAKELACVAATSPAHVAEMTDTVLTVVSDDAAMRQIYSPDGPDSLLRHATKRLFINCATLSPELQRDVHALVEQYGGRSLEACMASSITQARQGTLYLMCGGRPEIFEQAKPLLQDLSAHLRYIGAAGDAAKVKALVNMVMNANTAALAEGLGLGSALGLDLTTLREVFSQTGANSRVLETDGEDMQQRAHDCYFSAAHAAKDSGIACTLAQQVGLNLPLANATYEQYRRLVALGKGELDKSAVAELTFKGRLSS
- a CDS encoding DUF3565 domain-containing protein yields the protein MQQSIIGYHQDEEGHWVADLRCGHGQHVRHQPPMTSRPWVLTEEGRRAFLGTELNCKKCEDGGDGFGPTEALS